A genomic segment from Crassostrea angulata isolate pt1a10 unplaced genomic scaffold, ASM2561291v2 HiC_scaffold_134, whole genome shotgun sequence encodes:
- the LOC128169450 gene encoding uncharacterized protein LOC128169450, translating into MGCTQTFYIDSEATSSAKSFDEFEQIWMKMGDELEMEGLAKRPSTPTPESKKNQKAETDSTSHVPFEGYSPAHDSNSLSNWSECQFNAKVEDSILTNLRRTNPGKIRKLEKRMREPEFKPQFDLLRTLLTRVMSDCEQIQIIFNFVEDKLNKVDNHTKRVKFTTL; encoded by the exons ATGGGTTGCACACAAACTTTCTATATTGACAGCGAAGCGACTAGCTCAGCAAAATCGTTTGACGAGTTCGaacaaatttggatgaaaatGGGGGATGAGTTAGAAATGGAGGGCCTGGCAAAGCG gccTTCCACTCCTACCCCAGAAAGTAAGAAAAATCAGAAAGCAGAAACCGACAGTACATCACACGTCCCTTTTGAAGG CTATTCCCCAGCTCACGACTCCAACAGTCTGTCCAACTGGTCGGAATGCCAGTTCAACGCCAAAGTGGAGGACTCAATATTAACAAACTTAAG GCGAACAAACCCGGGAAAAATTCGTAAACTTGAGAAAAGAATGAGAGAACCAGAATTTAAACCACAGTTCGACCTTTTAAGAACCCTATTGACTAGGGTGATGTCTGATTGTGAACAAATTCAAATTATCTTCAACTTTGTTGAAGATAAACTGAACAAAGTAGACAACCACACTAAAAGGGTTAAGTTCACAACTCTTTAG